A window of Candidatus Nitrospira allomarina genomic DNA:
ACACACAATACCGGTCTAAATCTTTTAACTTTTATTAAAGTCTGGTGCGGTTCCCTTTTCGGGGATCGCCAAAATTCGTAGCGCATAACCCAGATGAAAATGTTCGTATCCTTTCCACCCCTCGTAACAGGCTAAGCCCACGAGAAAACCCTTCCGGCCAATGAATGGAGTAACCTAATGTATCTTGCCGAATTGAAGCAAAAGTCCATTGGAGAATTAAATGAAATCGCGCGTGATCTCAAAATTGATGGCGCGCCAAATTTGCGAAAGCAAGAGCTGATTTTCTCTATTCTTCAAGGGCAGAGCGACAAGAACGGAGTCATTTTCGGAGAGGGGGTCCTGGAGACTCTATCAGATGGATTTGGATTTCTCCGGGCCCCGGATTCCAACTACCTACCAGGACCCGATGATATTTATATTTCTCCGTCTCAAATTCGACGATTTAATTTGCGAACCGGTGATATTGTCTCAGGGCAGATTCGTCCACCGAAGGATGGAGAACGGTATTTCGCGCTCTTGAAAGTCGAAAAAATCAATTATGATGAACCTGAGGTGCAGCGGGATAAAATTTTGTTCGATAATCTCACTCCGCTGTATCCTGAAGAGCGGATCAACCTTGAATTTGATCCTGAAGAGTATTGCACCAGAGTGATGGAGCTCACGACGCCCATTGGCAAAGGGCAACGGGGATTGATCGTGGCGGCTCCCAGAACGGGAAAGACCATGCTCTTGCAGGCGGTGGCGCGGGCCATTATTGCGAATCATCCGGAAATTGTTTTGATTGTCCTTCTCATTGATGAACGACCAGAAGAAGTCACTGACTGGCAGCGACAGGTCAAAGCCGCCGAAGTGATTAGCTCCACGTTTGATGAGCCACCTCAGCGCCATGCCCAAGTGGCAGAGATTGTCATGGAAAAAGCCAAGCGGTTGGTCGAACATAAGCGGGATGTAGTGATTTTGTTAGACAGTGTGACGCGATTGGCCCGTGCCTATAATACGATTTCCCCTCCCAGTGGGAAGGTGTTATCCGGAGGTTTGGATTCCAATGCCCTTCAACGACCCAAGCGTTTTTTTGGTGCCGCCAGAAATATCGAATTTGGTGGAAGTTTGACGATTCTGGCCACAGCATTGGTTGATACCGGAAGTCGAATGGACGATGTGATTTTTGAAGAGTTTAAGGGCACGGGTAATATGGAAGTGCACTTGGATCGTCGGTTAGCGGATAAGCGGCTTTTCCCGGCCATCGATATCAGTCAATCCGGCACGAGGAAAGAAGAGTTGCTGGTTGATCGCGACCGTCTGAACAAAATGTGGATTCTCAGAAAGGTGTTAAGCCCTCTCGGGACCATGGAGGCGATGGAATTTCTCATGGATAAAATCGGCGGAACCAAGAGTAATAATGAGTTCTTGCAATCTATGAATCGATAATTCACAATAGAGGTTTGGCATTGAGGGCTTTTCATATTTAGATGTTGAATCGAGAGATGGCGTTGAAGGAGGTAGTATGAAAAAGGGCATTCACCCAGCTTATGAATTTGCCAATGTGAGTTGTGCGTGCGGTATGACTTATCAAACCCGGACAACTGTGGGAGACTTAAAGGTCGATATCTGTTCCAGTTGCCATCCGTTTTTCACGGGTACTCAAAAAATTGTGGACGCCGAAGGACGGGTGGAACGTTTCAATAAAAAATACGCCAAAACGGCGAAGCCCAAAGCCAAAGCGTAAAGACCTTTTTCTCTTTCTTCCCAATTGTCCTGCCTAAACAGTCCCCAGGGGATGGTGTCTGTGCATGGTGCTGAAGCAGTCCTGGTTGTTGCCTTTCTCGATTGGCGTTCGAGAAGACCAGGTTTCCCAGCAGCGGCTCCGCTGAGTGTTGACATGGTTCCCCTCCATTCAATCCCCTCTTTTTATGAAAAATTTCGTATAAGGCTAGTGGGCATGGTTGTCTGGGAAGGGTACATGTCGTGTTATTGAATTTCCTGTTAAACTAGCTCTATGCCACCAATGACGAAGACAGACCTTAAAGAAGGCGGTTTATTTAGCAAATGGGAGGCCATTGCAAATAAATATGACACGCTCAACGATCAGTTGTCAGATCCTGCCGTCTTGTCTCAACCGACCCTTCTGGTTGCGCTCAATAAAGAGCGATCAGAGATAGAGCCCATTGCGCAGTTGTTTGGCGGGTACCGACGGGTAGTCGAAGAGATTGCCCAGACCCGCCTGATGACAGAAGATCTGCAATTAGATCCCGATATGCGCCGGTTGGCCGGTGAAGAATTGGAAAGCCTGGAAAGTCAACGTGAGGCCATGGAGTCCCAGGTCATTGAATTGCTCTGCCCCGCTGATGAAGGCGATAATAAAAACTCGTTCATTGAAATTCGAGCTGGGACAGGTGGAAGTGAGGCCGCACTCTTTGCCGGCGATCTCCTCCGAATGTATACGAAGTTTGCCGAGGCTAAGGGGTTACGGGTCGAATTAATGGAATTTCAGGAGACCGGTCTTGGTGGGGTCAAAGAGGCGGTTTTGCTGGTTGAAGGCAAGGGAGCCTTTGGAAATTTTAAGTATGAAAGTGGAGTGCACCGGGTGCAGCGGGTTCCGACGACAGAGGCTAATGGACGAATTCATACATCCACGGCTACGGTTGCGGTGATGCCGGAGGTTGAAGAGGTGGAGGTGCACATTGATCCGAAAGATTTACGGATTGACACCTATTGTTCTTCAGGAGCTGGTGGACAGAGTGTGAACACGACCTACTCTGCGATCCGGATTACTCATATTCCGACAGGAGTGGTCGTGACATGTCAGGACGAGCGATCCCAACTAAAAAATCGAACGAAGGCCATGCGAACCCTTCGAACACGAATCGGTGATGCCGAGCGCGAAAAACAGGAAGCCTCTATTGCGCAACAACGCCGTTCCCAAGTCGGGACAGGGGAGCGGAGTGAAAAAATCCGCACGTATAATTTTCCCCAAAATCGCGTGACCGACCATCGGATCGGGCTGACGTTGCACAAATTGGATCGAGTGATGGAAGGCGATCTTGACGGGTTAATTGCGGGCCTCAAAGCCCAATGATGTCTTTCGTGTAGCGCCAGTCCGTCTTCTTTCAACGGTTCAACGCGTATGTGCTTTTTGAGGCTCAGATGCCCCCCTTCACTTCCTATTCACAGTTATATCGTGGTGCGGTTGAGACGCTGATTCACGCCGGGATTGCCAACGCCCGCCATGAGGCGCTGTGGATTCTTGAGGATGCCCTTGGTATTACGCGATTGCAACTGCATGCCAATCCAGACACTCCCGTTGATGCGGAAGTCTGTCAGCGGGCTGTGGCCTTGTTTCAGCGCCGTGCCTTACATGAACCACTTCAATATGTATTAGGGAATCAAGACTTTTTTGGTTTGGATTTTCTCGTTCAATCTGGTGTGCTCATTCCAAGACCTGAGACCGAATTACTGGTGGAAGAGGCAATTGGACTGCTAAGGGCTGACGTGCGTCCGGTAATTCTGGATGTCGGAACGGGTTCTGGATGTCTGGCGATCAGTCTGGCGGTCAACCTTCCTGCAGCGGTAATTATCGCCTCAGATAAGTCAGTCTCCGCGCTACGTCTTGCGCAGGCCAATGCCATGCGCCATGGAGTTGCGCAACGAATTTTATGGGTGGCTGGTGACCTGCTTTCCCACTTGTTATCCAGAAAATTAGCAGGTAAAGTGACCGCCATTATTGCTAACCTGCCGTATATCTCCCATTCGGAATGGGAACACCTTTCTCCCGATGTCAAAGACTTTGAACCACGGCTGGCGTTGGATGGAGGGCCGGATGGACTCGATGTGTACCGGCGGTTATTGGATGAATCGCCGGGACTAGTTTCCTCAAAGGGATATGTTCTCATGGAAGTGGGAGTGGGTCAGGCTGACCTTCTTTGCCGGGACCCTTCCCTGACGAATGGGTTTAGGATGGTAAAGGTCCTTCCGGATTCCCAAGGCATTCCACGAGTGGTATGCGTGCAACGGCGTCTTGTGTAGACACGGAATATTGTAAATGGATCAAATTCGAATCACCGGTGGATTGCCATTAAAGGGGTCCGTGGAAATCGGCGGAGCCAAGAATGCCGCATTGCCTATTTTGGCAGCGACGTTGTTAGGGGGCGGGGAATGCGTCATTGACCATGTACCACATGTTCGTGATGTGATGACGATGGGGAAATTACTGGCCCTGTTGGGAGTGACAGTTCAAGAGGAAGGCGCCAGGGTCAGACTGGATGCAGGTCAGGTGCATTCGATTGAAGCGCCGTATGATTTAGTCAAAACGATGCGAGCGTCAATTTTAGCCTTGGGCCCTCTACTCGCTCGGCTGGGAGAAGCCAAAGTATCTCTGCCGGGCGGATGTGCGATCGGCACCCGACCGGTCAATCTTCACCTCAAAGGATTGGAGATGATGGGGGCTGAAATTCAAGTGGAGCATGGATATATCCACGCGAAAGCCGGTCGTCTTAAAGGGGCAAGAATTGACTTGGATTTCCCGACGGTCACGGGCACGGAAAACCTGATCATGGCGGCTTGCCTGGCACAAGGGACCACGAGTTTGCATAATGTGGCACGGGAACCGGAAATCACGGACCTCTGTGCATTCTTAACCAAGCGGGGCGCCAAAATTCATGGGATGGGAACGGACACCATTACCATTGAAGGGGTGAAGGAACTTCATGGGGCAGGGCATTGGGTGATTCCTGATCGAGTTGAAGCCGGCACTTATTTAATGGCTGGAGCTATTACGGGTGGGGATGTGATGGTAAAAGGGTGCGTATCAGATCATTTAGGCAGTGTCCTGAAAAAAGTTCAGGAAATGGGTGCTGAGTTAACCGAGAGTCATGACGGTGTGCGAATCCGCCGGCCGGGTCCGCTCAAAGCGGTGGAAATTAAGACGCTCCCCTATCCCGGCTTCCCGACGGATCTCCAGGCCCAAATG
This region includes:
- the rho gene encoding transcription termination factor Rho gives rise to the protein MYLAELKQKSIGELNEIARDLKIDGAPNLRKQELIFSILQGQSDKNGVIFGEGVLETLSDGFGFLRAPDSNYLPGPDDIYISPSQIRRFNLRTGDIVSGQIRPPKDGERYFALLKVEKINYDEPEVQRDKILFDNLTPLYPEERINLEFDPEEYCTRVMELTTPIGKGQRGLIVAAPRTGKTMLLQAVARAIIANHPEIVLIVLLIDERPEEVTDWQRQVKAAEVISSTFDEPPQRHAQVAEIVMEKAKRLVEHKRDVVILLDSVTRLARAYNTISPPSGKVLSGGLDSNALQRPKRFFGAARNIEFGGSLTILATALVDTGSRMDDVIFEEFKGTGNMEVHLDRRLADKRLFPAIDISQSGTRKEELLVDRDRLNKMWILRKVLSPLGTMEAMEFLMDKIGGTKSNNEFLQSMNR
- the murA gene encoding UDP-N-acetylglucosamine 1-carboxyvinyltransferase, which produces MDQIRITGGLPLKGSVEIGGAKNAALPILAATLLGGGECVIDHVPHVRDVMTMGKLLALLGVTVQEEGARVRLDAGQVHSIEAPYDLVKTMRASILALGPLLARLGEAKVSLPGGCAIGTRPVNLHLKGLEMMGAEIQVEHGYIHAKAGRLKGARIDLDFPTVTGTENLIMAACLAQGTTSLHNVAREPEITDLCAFLTKRGAKIHGMGTDTITIEGVKELHGAGHWVIPDRVEAGTYLMAGAITGGDVMVKGCVSDHLGSVLKKVQEMGAELTESHDGVRIRRPGPLKAVEIKTLPYPGFPTDLQAQMMALMSVAEGVSVISETIFEGRFLHVPELHRMGASIEIDGPHAVVKGVPLLTGAPVMASDLRASAGLVLAGLAADGETIVSRVYHLDRGYERLEEKFQALGARIVRVREVA
- the prfA gene encoding peptide chain release factor 1 encodes the protein MPPMTKTDLKEGGLFSKWEAIANKYDTLNDQLSDPAVLSQPTLLVALNKERSEIEPIAQLFGGYRRVVEEIAQTRLMTEDLQLDPDMRRLAGEELESLESQREAMESQVIELLCPADEGDNKNSFIEIRAGTGGSEAALFAGDLLRMYTKFAEAKGLRVELMEFQETGLGGVKEAVLLVEGKGAFGNFKYESGVHRVQRVPTTEANGRIHTSTATVAVMPEVEEVEVHIDPKDLRIDTYCSSGAGGQSVNTTYSAIRITHIPTGVVVTCQDERSQLKNRTKAMRTLRTRIGDAEREKQEASIAQQRRSQVGTGERSEKIRTYNFPQNRVTDHRIGLTLHKLDRVMEGDLDGLIAGLKAQ
- the rpmE gene encoding 50S ribosomal protein L31: MKKGIHPAYEFANVSCACGMTYQTRTTVGDLKVDICSSCHPFFTGTQKIVDAEGRVERFNKKYAKTAKPKAKA
- the prmC gene encoding peptide chain release factor N(5)-glutamine methyltransferase, encoding MPPFTSYSQLYRGAVETLIHAGIANARHEALWILEDALGITRLQLHANPDTPVDAEVCQRAVALFQRRALHEPLQYVLGNQDFFGLDFLVQSGVLIPRPETELLVEEAIGLLRADVRPVILDVGTGSGCLAISLAVNLPAAVIIASDKSVSALRLAQANAMRHGVAQRILWVAGDLLSHLLSRKLAGKVTAIIANLPYISHSEWEHLSPDVKDFEPRLALDGGPDGLDVYRRLLDESPGLVSSKGYVLMEVGVGQADLLCRDPSLTNGFRMVKVLPDSQGIPRVVCVQRRLV